The following coding sequences are from one Helicoverpa armigera isolate CAAS_96S chromosome 2, ASM3070526v1, whole genome shotgun sequence window:
- the LOC135118834 gene encoding coiled-coil domain-containing protein 96-like: MTGTKEKKANPAKNGKTTKVKEEKKPESEVETEVKAKVKALGAEDDASSSGSSGPDTESSESGPKVEAEEGAGQIGNVAASTIHVDRDEYLAAHRELTLERNQQQVLNNILHRRLAEYYKKRKCEHVLKPLEGAVDMEEKYQQKLYAYQELQEKAEREIADIKMKVSEVEQKYQERLEHANTKFDGLQQLERSTGSGLIYSRKGKPIADKTVERFLTLQRRKSEQSSALCLRYIRARNAVAELEAVVKNLETLGPGLYVYQYEQLNIDNQNYNTKIEEREDELIKNRAKCTEHNQILAHIREKMHHTDEVIDFAECDLGDAEMEFYRAREDLGMIKSHRNKLRWSLEEERLKAGLLTRKDLLRDFQASMDEVVQLGLKKKSLEAQVNKASEELRNARKSVQFQAIRHHGPAAQHDDGDDVSHI, encoded by the exons ATGACTGGAACTAAG GAGAAAAAAGCAAACCCTGCAAAAAATGGAAAAACGACAAAAGTAAAGGAAGAAAAGAAACCTGAATCTGAGGTTGAAACTGAAGTTAAAGCTAAAGTAAAGGCTTTGGGGGCTGAGGATGATGCAAGTTCTAGTGGAAGTTCTGGTCCTGATACTGAATCTTCAG AAAGTGGCCCAAAAGTAGAAGCTGAAGAAGGAGCAGGCCAGATTGGTAATGTAGCTGCCTCAACTATCCATGTGGATAGAGACGAGTACTTAGCTGCTCATAGAGAGCTCACATTGGAACGTAACCAGCAACAAGTGCTCAACAATATTCTACATAGACGGCTTGCTGAGTActataa GAAACGTAAATGTGAGCACGTGTTAAAACCTTTGGAAGGCGCTGTGGATATGGAAGAGAAGTACCAACAGAAATTGTATGCTTATCAAGAACTGCAGGAGAAAGCAGAGAGGGAAATTGCTGAT ataaaaatGAAAGTGTCAGAAGTAGAACAAAAATACCAGGAAAGACTGGAACATGCCAACACAAAATTCGACGGATTGCAACAATTGGAGAGATCCACTGGTTCAGGACTTATTTACTCCAGAAAGGGAAAGCCTATTGCAGATAag ACTGTGGAAAGATTTCTTACTCTTCAAAGACGTAAAAGTGAACAGTCTTCAGCGTTGTGCCTCCGATACATACGAGCTAGGAATGCTGTTGCAGAACTGGAAGCTGTCGTTAAAAACCTGGAAACCTTAGGACCTGGGCTTTACGTGTATCAATATGAGCAACTCAATATTGACAACCAAAACTATAACACTAAGATCGAAG AACGAGAAGACGAGCTCATAAAAAACCGCGCGAAATGCACAGAGCATAACCAAATCTTGGCTCACATTAGAGAAAAGATGCATCACACTGATGAGGTCATTGACTTCGCAGAGTGTGATCTTGGTGACGCCGAAATGGAATTTTATAGGGCTAGAGAAGATCTTGGCATGATCAAG AGTCATCGAAACAAACTACGCTGGTCGCTAGAAGAAGAGAGACTGAAAGCAGGTTTGCTGACAAGAAAAGATTTACTGCGCGACTTCCAAGCTTCGATGGATGAG GTGGTACAACTGGGCCTGAAGAAGAAAAGTCTCGAGGCACAAGTGAATAAAGCTTCAGAGGAGTTGAGGAACGCGCGCAAGAGTGTACAATTCCAAGCTATACGCCATCACGGGCCGGCCGCACAACATGACGATGGTGACGATGTTTCACATATATAG